The Streptococcus oralis region TGGAGATGTAGAAGGTGGATCTGTCATGGCAGGTCAGATCGCTGGTTTGGTTTCTAAAGAGGAAACTGTCGAAGAAATCCTAAAAGATCTATACTATGGCGCAGCCAAAAAAATTCAAGAAGAAGCCTCTCGTTGGGCAGGAGTTGTAAGAAATGACTAAAACAGCCTTTCTATTTGCGGGTCAAGGTGCTCAGTATCTAGGAATGGGTCGTGATCTCTATGATCGCTATCCTATCGTCAAGGAAACAATTGACCAAGCCAGTCAGGTTTTGGGTTATGATCTTCGTGACTTGATTGATAAGGAAGAAACCAAGTTAAACCAGACTCGATATACGCAGCCAGCTATTTTAGCGACTTCGGTTGCTATTTACCGACTATTGAAAGAAAAGGGTTACCAGCCAGATATGGTAGCAGGATTGTCTCTTGGGGAATATTCTGCTCTTGTAGCAAGTGGTGCCTTGGACTTTGAGGATGCAGTTGCCTTGGTTGCTAAACGTGGTGCTTATATGGAAGAAGCTGCACCTGCAGGCTCTGGGAAGATGGTTGCCGTTCTTAATACTCCGGTTGAAGTGATTGAGGAAGCTTGTGAAACAGCCTCTAAAGTTGGAGTAGTGACTCCAGCCAACTACAACACCCCAAGCCAAATCGTTATCGGTGGTGAGGTGGCTGCAGTTGACCGCGCAGTTGAACTCTTGCAGGAAGCAGGAGCAAAACGATTGATTCCTTTAAATGTATCGGGTCCTTTCCATACAGCCCTACTTGAGCCAGCCAGTCAGCAACTAGCTGGAGCTCTTGAGGGAGTAAGTTTCGCTGATTTCACTTGCCCACTAGTTGGCAATACGGAAGCTGCTGTTATGGAAAAAGGTCGAATCCAAGAGCTTTTGACGCGTCAGGTCAAAGAACCTGTTCGTTTTTATGAAAGTATTGCTGTGATGCAGGATGCTGGGGTAACCAACTTTATTGAAATTGGTCCTGGTAAGATCCTATCAGGCTTTGTCAAAAAAATCGATAAAACAGCTCAGCTAGCTAACGTTGAAGACCAAGCAAGCTTGGATGCTTTGTTAGGAAACTAATGATCCCTTCTCCCACAAAATACAACAGGAAATAGGAGAAATAGAATGCAACTTACAAACAAAAATGTCTTTGTAACAGGTTCAAGTCGTGGTATCGGACTTGCCATTGCTCACAAATTTGCCCAACTAGGCGCTAATGTAGTTTTGAATAGTCGCGGAGCAATCTCAGAAGAATTGCTGGCTGAGCTTTCAAACTATGGTGTCAAAGTAGTACCGATTTCAGGTGATGTTTCAGACTTTGCAGATGCCAAGCGTATGGTAGATCAAGCGATTGCAGA contains the following coding sequences:
- the fabD gene encoding ACP S-malonyltransferase, giving the protein MTKTAFLFAGQGAQYLGMGRDLYDRYPIVKETIDQASQVLGYDLRDLIDKEETKLNQTRYTQPAILATSVAIYRLLKEKGYQPDMVAGLSLGEYSALVASGALDFEDAVALVAKRGAYMEEAAPAGSGKMVAVLNTPVEVIEEACETASKVGVVTPANYNTPSQIVIGGEVAAVDRAVELLQEAGAKRLIPLNVSGPFHTALLEPASQQLAGALEGVSFADFTCPLVGNTEAAVMEKGRIQELLTRQVKEPVRFYESIAVMQDAGVTNFIEIGPGKILSGFVKKIDKTAQLANVEDQASLDALLGN